A window of Glycine soja cultivar W05 chromosome 2, ASM419377v2, whole genome shotgun sequence genomic DNA:
TGTTTGAGTTACATTATATTGTCaaagttaatgattttttttatcaaatacaattaataaattttacagtTAATTATGGTGATTTTTGATAAATGGTCTTATTAAAGAATATCCTAAAGATAGTACTAGTTATTAaggaattaataaatattttttttatcaacaatgaCGGTGGAATTGCATTGGTAATGATGACGTGTTTAGTACTCTTTtccataattttctttttccactttttaatttcttgaccAACACTCTAGAGAACTAgctaaatttttctttaataaaaattattcttttttcacAGTATCATACTATTTTTCAGCAACAGGAGAAGATACAGATATACCAACCAGAGATCATCCCTTCTCCCTCCATGTTTACTATGTCAAAGTTTTATACAGAAGAATGCTGAGACTTTTTTATGATGAaacctaacttttttttaaatagtaatataattttaaataagttataatattaacagttcatatataattgttttttttatacttatataagtgttcaattattatttatttgtttaacttttatataaaaataaaaatattattcgaATCTACATCAAATTATAAGGTTGACTTGataattgaagagaaaaaattatggGTTCAAATACCTCGtattaacaaaaaaactaatgaattaacaacaaacattataaaaaaaatataaaaattctagTTGGAGATATCCACCAAAATAGCCAATACAAGTATACATTGTGTCTTGTGTGAAACTTGAGTTGcatttatatgaaattttatcGGACCTCTCGTTGCCATTTCAAAATGACTAaatcaagcccaagcccaagccCAGGCTTAGCCTTACGAACATATTTAATGATACACTTTGCTCATTCCCAACTGTTAGTTACATCGCAAGTTCGCAAATTGAGTATTGTTTGGAAAATTTCAGTCCTCTTACAAAATTCTGTAAACCAACAAGCTCTCTAAATTTAACATtgatattcattttaaaagttaaaaagtatTAGTAGTACTGGTCAAGTGACCTTAGTTCTAATCATGTTGAATTAATGAAAACCAGTGAACCAGCCAGATGTGTCATCCATTTAACCTATTAGGCAGACTAATGCAAACTAATGAGAATGATACGGTGGATAGCCGATCTAAAACTGTGCAAATGGGTGACAAAGAACTAGTTTTAaccttttgtttcaattttttattttataaattttttccaaCGAAAGTATTTATTCAAATAAGCTTGATGTTAATTTGCAAAGGATTACTTATGCATTATTATTTAGTCTTCCATTCTTGATTTTCTTCCTTATAGTATatgatcatttaattttaatttaaaaatttacccACCTtgattatatatgattttatgtTAGTGTACTACTTTTTAcaccaaaataatatattttcaccATTAAAAAAGTATCAATTCTTGTGAACCTAATTTTAAAATGTCATTCTcaatcacaaatattttttcaaccTAAGAACATCAGAGCCTAATCACACTATATAAGATCACATACATCTTATAACACCATATAAGGTCACACACATGGATCATATGACATTATTTGAGAAGGTTAAAGTTTCAAGAATATTATTTAGCCTGAGATCTCTCAACAATGTCTTTCAATGTCATTTTTAGTTATCCTCTTATCCTTTTCAAAGGACTAAAAATCATACAGCCTACTCTTCTAATTGACATCTCTTGTAGCCTTCTTTATACTTTAATCATTTTTTGTCATCTTTTTCTCAATAGGTGTTATATCAATCTTTTCTCATATATAGTAGTTACAAATTCCATCTTTCTTGTAAGACCATATATTCATCTTAACGATGTGGGCTGATCATTTTTGTCatacatgatatttttataaacagAAATTATGAAGAAAGGAGAGATGAAAATGCAAGACTGGAAATCCTGAAACTAATTAatccatatattattatttttaacttcaaGATTGCCTcctttttattaaatactaacTAGCATTTTgatcaaaaccaaaataacacaCAAAGCTAATGCATATGAACCACCTGTACAAAAGGTTccttagggtgtgtttggtttagagGATGGAAATAAAGAAGATGGAAGTagaagataaattttttaagtaaagtacaaaatttttcttgtatattattttcatccttCAAAACAAACACAGCCTTAGGGCCACCATTTACCATTTAAAGTGTATGTTAGTTAAAGCAAGAAGTGACTTTGAACTATGCTGCTAAAAAAACTAAACCATGTGGGCCATTTCATATATTCCTTTGAGTTCTGACTAATGCGTAGATACCAAACATGTTCAGTACTCAGTTGCTACAATCTTTTACAACACAATGCCAATTGGAGGGAACTATAAAATTGTCAAAGCGTGTACAATTACATTGCGAATAGTCAAAACCAAGAGCTAGAACATCCCACAAGAACTGAAAATAatggaaaacaagaaaaaagcaTTATAGAACTTCTTTTAGCAACTGACTTATAGATAAGTACTTCACATTCACATCCACCCAAAGAAATACCATGATGTGATCTCCCATCTTCAACAGGGGCCAAGAAGATCCTTATAGTTTACACCCCTGCCAACATGAATAAACTCAACCTAATGAGGGTATTCTCCACTCAAGTGCACATGGCACCACAACTTGTAACTTCCTAGAGACAGATATTTATTCTAATTGCAGtgtgatattaaaaataaatgaaaaatcattCAACACAACATGAAATAGTAACTAGTAAGAACTCAAAGTAGACAACACATAGAGAATGTACAGCAAAGAGTCATGCTTAAGCTATAAGGGGAATCAGCATTGTGACCCATTATTACTACTATTTCTACATGGaattattgataaaattcaAGCAATGGGTTTGAAAGTGTAAGGCTGTGGGAGCGTCAACGGACCTCTCCGGgaccctttgtcatccaaaaGTCTCTGAACCCTCTTGTTCTGGCAGTATTGCCTATCGAAATGTTTCACCTGGAACAATATTAACACACCCAATTAAGAAAAGCATAAATTTTTACCAACACAAAATCGAAATTGAAGAAGGGGTTATGTTACCCAAGAAGATCGGCACTGTTTGACATATTCATTCCTGCACTCTTTGCATTCTAATGGGTATAACAAACCCACAGATGCAATCTCTGTGGGCTTCTTGTCCGATTCCTTCTCCAGGCAGGCATAGAACGCATCACGAGCCTAGTTCAACAAACATAAAACAATTcaacatatgaagaaaaaagagagagagagagagagagagagagaaaggcaTAAATCACACAGAAAAAATATTTGCATTAAAAGGAGAACAGAGAGAGACCTTGTAACAAGAATCCCTAGCTTTGGTGAGGACATCTGTGTGGATTTTGTCAGGGTTTGCTGCTGCGTAAGCTTCCAGAGCCATGTGAATTGTGAAGCGAGAGATTAGAGAATAGACTAAAACCTGCGTTGCAAGTTGCAATCACAGCATGTATGGACAAACCAAAACTGGGCTGGTCTGGGCTTTACCGTTCAGAGAAAACATTTTTAGCCCAAAACTTTATGGGGTCTTCCTATTCTCACTTCCCTATATACTAAGTTCACCAAAACCTTTTCTAAAAAGATTCAAATTCTCTAAACTGCCCTTAAACCTTTCCCCTCCCCACCCCACCCATCCTCACTTCCCATCACTCTCAGTCTCACTCACCCATTCCCAGAAATGTGTTCGTGCCTCCATTGTTCCTGGAAGGATGCTGCAACTGTCGCAAGTAGCCGTCATCGTTCTATGGAAATCTAtctatcaaattttatattaataaaaaattattttatacttcattcatataaataaaaaataacctaatatatatatttaaaataactaaaatattaatattttgatcatcttcttaataatgtttaattttcataaacttTGGACACAAAAATCAAGATAATACTCCATCCCATCTATAAAATATAAGTCGTTTAAAATTGTTacataaatattaagaaaaataattaatttattaaattttataaaaaaattagtatttttttaatatactcttTCTTCTCTAATTAAATAGTACTTCTATTCATTTATTCTCattacatataattttcattgataataacaaatttttatacAAACTTATGAACCCTTTTCACTTTATCtaattaattggaaaaaaaaatgaccgCCAAAATTTTAATCGGAACCTAATTGTTGCATCTAAATTGGGATTGAAATTTACTCTCATAGAACAAAATTGGAATTGACTCTAAAACATTTctgtcaaaattttatttgaagataTTTGTGCTTCCCTGAAGCTTTCAATCTGCCCAATAGTTCCACTGTATATTTAGCTTCTTTAATTGAAAGTCACATCTTTACCAAGATGGCTTCAAAACATAGTATTTCATTACTTGATATAGATTTGAATGCACAATTTGCCCAACCTTCAACTTCAAAATACTAATGAAATGCATCCTATATTGCTAGATTTAAATATcaatgcaaaagaaaatttcgTTATTGATCTCAACATTATTCTTAATTATCCCGCTAGATcaattttcatttgatttaaatattcGACCATTTGCCGATTCTGAGGTAGACTTCAATGAAAACACCTCTCGACACATTCGTACATAACATGGGATagctttttattgttaattttttattttttatttattatgtatttttgttAGTAGGTTGTAACttgaactaattttttaatattgtttattGGGTAAATTGTCACTATATCAAACACACCATCAACAACATCCTCACTATCACACTTGTTCATCATCATTCACACATGGAAGGGaaaacacccaaaaaaaaaaaaaaaactttacctTATGAAGTTTTCTTTCGTCTTCACCGCATAAGGAGAAATCATGTTCTAACAACACCCAGAAATCAAGTGTCACTGTCTTCCACCATGTCATCACCATTGGCCACTAACAATGCAAGGGCACGAAGAAGCAAATCATGCTTAACAACCACAATTCAACCTCTATCTCCTACAAAAAGGTAAAAATGAAAGAGGATAAATGAATGATCAATTTTGTGGCAACTTAAAGGATAAAAACGTTCACATATGAATTGACAATTTGATCTACACATGCTTGGCCCAACACATGGAGGTCACTTCTATCATGTGAATTTGACATGTCTTTCACATGTTACATAGGTACTTAACGTTAACAAATGAAACTTGACGATAGAATTAAATTGTCAGTAAATTTAcacaattataaattaaattgatcattttcataatatagggactaaattgttaataaaattgattatttgtcCATTCTTATTTACTCCTAAATTCTAATAAAGGGTAAGTTGAAAAAaagaattactttttatttaaaattattacaattaaatgtagttaataaatttttttaattaatgtgatttttttttgttatatttgagATTGGCATAGTATTTattgttggttaatttgaaaattgagatgatactggataaatctgaagtcgtgtataacactttcagattaaatcaaatttcagggttcaaccaaaattgttcaatcggataaaatcagaagattataattcaagagttttgttttggtcttatatgttttgtcacccgttatgctttctgaaccaggatgattatttatgatcaaagaaaaggtggtttttggcagttgatggaagttatttctttttaaaaattgtcgttgatggaagttttagtaacttccatgtaacttccaaccgttgatggaagttttagtaacttccatgtaacttccaaaatttgtcTAAACCgagcatctcgttattacattaaaacaagcgtgcactcttattttaacataataaagagatcaattacactaaaatgtccaacaaacctccccattttagtgtaattaccgatcaaatcaccaaagtcataacataccacaaactattgcatagatgaaatatcgtgacgattgaatttcatcttagcaaattacacgtttcaaatatttgaatatcagggtgtcactaaggattgaaccatttttattcataatgaatacatgaagataatctgcacaatagtttataacattactcttgctcgacactagtttactagcctgtgtccctatccttcataagcatatcaaagccaagtcccagcttcttgaagcggctaaacttcatgcttatataggtagttcttttctttcttgcacttgcaaatgcaatttttcaaaagaaccattgaggAGTTATACTCcaacctccttaacttacagaaccgaacacataccttttgggatacttttgatgatgtgttccaatctctacatgttaagcttttcacattgaattcagcacctaatgtcatattagatgggaattgggtatcttaacataagagatttcagattgactttaatcctaatctcacagccgaccttttcacgagatctctacttaaccctttggttaaatgatcggccaaattatgctgagttctcacaaactccactgatatcacaccatgcatgattaactcccgaaccatgttgtgtctaacacccaagtgtctatacttcccattatacacttgactatATGCCTTAGCCAAAGTAGCCTGACTATCGCACCTGATAGACATGGGAGGTATAGGTTTGGGCCACAATGGAATCTCATAGATCAGATTTCTTAGCCACTCAGCTTCTTTACCATATGCTGTTGaagctacaaattcagattccattgttgaatttgtaatgcaggtctGTTTCTTGGATGCCCAAGAGATAGCACCTCCTCCAAGGAGGAATACCCAACCACTTGTGGATGAATAATCTTCCATATTGGTTATCCAACTTGCATCAGAGTAACCTTCAATAACCGAAGGAAATCCAGTATATGTCAAACCATAGTCAATGGTTCCCTTTAAGTACTTGAATACTCTATTCATAGCTTGCCAATGATGAGAACTGGGATTACTTGTAAACCTACTAAGTTTAGCAACAGCATAAGCTATATCAGGCCTAGTACTAATCATTGCATACATGAGTGATCCTATCGCCCTTGAGTATTCAAGTTGAGACACTGCTACACCTTTATTAGGTAATAGCTTCAGGTTAGGATCAATGGGAGTACTTACCGGAgaacaatctttaaaattaaatttctccaatatctactcaatataatgtgattgagagatggaaatgccattgtttccacgtttgatctttattcctaagatcacatccgcctcccccatatctttcatatcaaacttagaagacaaaaatgccTTAGTTTCATCAACTTGATCTTGGTCGGTACCAAAGATCAACATGTCGTCTACATACAGACAAATGATAACTCCTTTGCCATGAGTATCAAACTTGCTGTATAGACATTTATCTGCTTGGTTTAGAACAAAACCACTAGACAACACAACCTCATCAAATTTTTGATGTCATTGTTTAggcgcttgtttcaagccataaagagatttcatcagtttacacaccttattttcatttcctggcataacaaacccttcaggttgtttcatgtatatctcttcatccaattcaccatttaagaatgcagttttcacatccatttggtgaatCACCAGATTGTGGATAACAGCAAGTGCTAACAACAGTCTAATAGTGGATATCCTAGCAACAAGAGCATATGTATCGAAAAAATCAATACCCTCATTTTGCCTAAAGCCTTGGATAACCAATCtggctttgtacttgtcaacagtaccatccactttcatctttctcctaaagatcatcttacatcctaatggcttacatccaggaggtaagtcaaccaatttccaggtattattttgcatgatggaatccatctcactttggattgcttcttttcagaatacaacatcccttgaagccattgcttcactaaaagtctttgggtcttcctcaacattaaggcaatattgatattgaaattcaatatcattcctTGACCCTTCAACCAAATAGAGTTGAAAGTCATCACCAAATGACTTAGCCTTTCTTACTCTCGTACTCTTTCTAGTTTCAGTACTAGTTAAAGGTATATCCTCAATATTAACTGAGACTTTCAACATGGAATTCATGTCCTTTGGCCTAGGTATAGATGTAAACCTTTGTTCATCAAAGATAGCATCCCGTGACTCTATAACCGAGTTCATAGCAACAGAATCATTAGATTCTAGCACATAGAATCTATATGCTTTAGAATgttcagcatatccaataaatatgcaatctatacctttttcacctatggttttccttttaggttctgtaagcctgactacagccctacatccccaaattttgagataactcaaatttggtgtctttttgtgccaaagttcatatggggtaaccttattccttttgttaggaattcggttaaacaagtaacaggctgtcaacatagcctcaccccaaaatccttcacataaacccgaataggataacatggaattcattatttctttcaaggttctattcttcctttcggctacaccattctgttgtggtgtatagggagctgtagtttgatgtattattccagtagattgaaaataaaccggatcataatactcaccacccctatccgtacgaagagttttgattagcccattttgatgaagttctacctcttacttataaattttaaatttatcaagagcttcatcttttgtatttaataaatatacataacaataccttgatgcatcatcaataaaagtaacaagatattttttatgacctaatgatggagtagcatgcaaatcacacaaatcactatgaataaggtctaagactttagtctcacttttaacatccttaaaaggtttcctagtgatcttggtcaacatgcaagttttgcatttttcaaaaggaggaatcatacttgtttttgacatatcttttaatcttttgtaatgaacatgtcctaatctagcatgtcaaatttctgattttgtcatattagttatagaactacacgaggccatacaaacagattcatgaacaaaaggaacatcaatgtttaatttaaacatttcattacaacgataaccaaatccaacaaacgaaccatgtcttgacaagatgtacttgtcactttcaagtacttgcttgaaaccacaattatttaaaaccataccagacaataaattcttacgaataccaggtacaaataagacattatccaaatacaaactttttccggaagtaaaaactaaattcacacaacctaatcctaggattggttcagttgcaacattgcccatcttcacaatagagtcatcatcgattggtctaaattccttgaaccaacgacgatctttgcacacatggcttgttgctcccgaatcaaaccaccaagcgacatcatcatcctgcacatagaatgcatcagatattagtgatacataatttgaattcgtattcgaattaaaattattcactacaatctgaccttgttgcttttcaggatcattagacccacttggaccagccttgttctttcctttgaacacccaacaatccctctttaaatgaccaggtttcccacacttccaacatgacaattttgtttgtttgtttggacctttgttcttatttccttgaaattttcgtttgttacctttagcattgtaattttgcttaattgttccactttcctctaccatattaacggaagaggaacctgctacgtttttatcattgactttgtcaatttcctgagccctcagcgactcctcaatcatgaaatgactaccgagttgaaccagagtcaactcttccttcttatgtttcaagttatgcttgaagtctttccaagaagaaggcagtttatcaattatagatgaa
This region includes:
- the LOC114394203 gene encoding uncharacterized protein LOC114394203 isoform X2, yielding MALEAYAAANPDKIHTDVLTKARDSCYKARDAFYACLEKESDKKPTEIASVGLLYPLECKECRNEYVKQCRSSWVKHFDRQYCQNKRVQRLLDDKGSRRGV
- the LOC114394203 gene encoding uncharacterized protein LOC114394203 isoform X1 — protein: MALEAYAAANPDKIHTDVLTKARDSCYKARDAFYACLEKESDKKPTEIASVGLLYPLECKECRNEYVKQCRSSWVKHFDRQYCQNKRVQRLLDDKGSRRGPLTLPQPYTFKPIA